A section of the Bradyrhizobium oligotrophicum S58 genome encodes:
- the carA gene encoding glutamine-hydrolyzing carbamoyl-phosphate synthase small subunit, which produces MTHIDTDAAWPDHKPTALLVLADGTVLEGYGLGAEGHAVGEVCFNTAMTGYEEILTDPSYAGQLITFTFPHIGNVGTNDEDIETVNMAATPGARGVILRTAITDPSSYRATRHLDQWLRARGIVGLSGIDTRALTALIRSKGMPNAVIAYSKDGTFDLDALKKEAREWPGLEGMDLVPMVTSAQRFTWDETPWVWNEGFGQQTKPEFNVVAIDYGIKRNILRLLAGVGCKVTVVPATTPAEDILAMKPDGVFLSNGPGDPAATGKYAVPVIQQVISSGTPTFGICLGHQMLGLAVGAKTKKMHQGHHGANHPVKDETTGKVEITSMNHGFAVDQNTLPSGATQTHISLFDGSNCGIQLDGKPVFSVQYHPEASPGPRDSHYLFQRFAELMRDKKRSAA; this is translated from the coding sequence ATGACACACATCGATACTGACGCCGCCTGGCCGGACCATAAACCGACCGCGCTCCTCGTGCTCGCCGACGGCACGGTGCTCGAAGGCTACGGCCTCGGCGCCGAGGGCCACGCCGTGGGCGAGGTCTGCTTCAACACCGCAATGACCGGCTATGAGGAGATCCTCACCGATCCCTCCTATGCCGGCCAGCTCATCACCTTCACCTTCCCGCATATCGGCAATGTCGGCACTAACGACGAGGATATCGAGACGGTGAACATGGCGGCGACGCCGGGCGCGCGTGGCGTGATCCTGCGCACCGCGATCACCGATCCATCGAGCTACCGCGCCACCCGCCATCTCGACCAGTGGCTGCGCGCCCGCGGCATCGTCGGGCTCTCCGGCATCGACACAAGGGCGCTGACCGCGCTGATCCGCTCCAAGGGCATGCCGAATGCCGTCATCGCGTATTCGAAGGACGGCACCTTCGACCTCGATGCCCTGAAGAAGGAAGCGCGGGAGTGGCCGGGCCTCGAAGGCATGGACCTCGTGCCGATGGTCACCTCCGCGCAGCGCTTCACCTGGGACGAGACGCCCTGGGTGTGGAACGAAGGTTTTGGCCAGCAGACCAAGCCGGAGTTCAACGTGGTCGCGATCGACTACGGCATCAAGCGCAACATCCTGCGCCTGCTCGCCGGCGTCGGCTGCAAAGTGACCGTGGTGCCGGCGACGACACCGGCCGAGGATATCCTGGCGATGAAGCCGGACGGCGTGTTCCTGTCCAACGGTCCGGGCGATCCCGCGGCGACCGGCAAATATGCCGTGCCGGTGATTCAGCAGGTGATCTCGTCGGGCACGCCGACTTTCGGCATCTGCCTCGGCCACCAGATGCTGGGCCTCGCCGTCGGTGCCAAGACCAAGAAGATGCATCAGGGCCATCACGGCGCCAACCATCCGGTCAAGGACGAGACCACGGGCAAGGTCGAGATCACCTCGATGAACCACGGCTTCGCGGTCGACCAGAACACGCTACCCTCGGGCGCGACCCAGACCCACATCTCGCTGTTCGACGGCTCGAATTGCGGCATCCAGCTCGACGGCAAGCCGGTGTTCTCGGTGCAGTACCACCCGGAAGCCTCGCCTGGCCCGCGCGATTCGCATTATCTGTTCCAGCGCTTTGCCGAGTTGATGCGAGACAAGAAGCGCAGCGCGGCCTGA